In Pontimonas salivibrio, the sequence AACTCTCTTCGTTTGCGGAGGTTTCGCGCCACCACTGCCGGTGCATAGCCGCTTCAAATTCGGGGCGCGATTGTTCGTCTGGACTGTTTTGCCGGTGGCGGTCGTAGGCGCGGTCGTAAAACTCTTGGCGCCTCTGATCGGACCACTTACGCACGCGGTCCATCGGGTCGTTTCCCACCCAGTGGGTGCTTTTGCGCAGGGTCCTCACAATTCCTGACACCCCCACAATGAGGGCGACAAGGGCAAGCCCGCCGGGGATGAAGGCGGTCGGAAACCCGAGGGCGAAAGGTGACACGGTGAGCGTGAACAGTCCGGTCGCTCCCAGGGCAAACCACCAGCCCAGTTCCCGACTGGGCGGAGGTGCGTGGTAGCGGAAGAAGGTGTACCAAGAAGATCCGTTTTCCTCCCACCAGGGCCAGTTATGGGGGATTGCGGGTGCGTCTGGGTAGGGCTGCCAATCAGCTGGGGGAATAAAGCCTTGGTGCAGTGAGATCCACTTGGGAGCGGGGGTTCGCCACCCCTCGGGCACAATAAACCGCAGGGGCAGGTCGTCCAGGTTGTCCCAGTTGGGCTGCATGGCCCGATGTTAGCCCTCGGGTCTGAGGTGAGGCGCGCTTAGCGGACTGTGTGTTCAAACTGTGCCGGTAAACCCAGCAGTTGACGCAGTTGTCGGGGCGTCGCAATTTTGTGGTGGGCTTTTTCCCATTCCTCGGGTGTTCCATATCCCCACTGCACGATGGCGGTATCCAGACCGTGAGTTCGTGCCCCCTCAACGTCGTGAATACGGTCCCCGACCATCAGCATGGATTCGGTGGGGAGACCTTTTTCTCGAAGACCGGCCAGTGCATCCTCAATCACTTCGTGTTTGGCACCGCGGCTTTCATCGTCTGCCGCGGTGGCAATGACATCGAAAAACCGAACAAGGGTGAAGTGCTCCAGCATTAACACTGCGGGAGTCCACGGTTTTGACGTGGCGAGGGCTAAATGGTGACCCCGTTCCTTCAAGTCGCGAAGGAGTGCCCCTGTTCCGTCAAACAGTTTCGAATCGTAAGCGCCAACGTTCAGATACTGTTCGCGGTAAATCGAAATGGCTTCGTCGACCCCTTGTGGGTCAAGCCCTGCCAGGCGGGCAAAAGACTGGGGTAGCGGAGGTCCGACCCAGTGCAAAAGCTCCGACATGGGTGGGACGGGCAGCCCCATGGTGCGAAGAGTGTGAGCAATCGACTGGGTGATACCCGGTGCACTGTCGACAAGGGTGCCATCCAGGTCTAACAGGATTGTTTTGTAGTCGCTCACCCCAGGAGCGTACCCACTGGATGCGGGAGTGCCCGTTAGAACAGGCGGTTTTCTGGGATGTCGCTGTGTTGAAGGGCTTGATAGTCCAACACCACACAGTCAATATTGCGGTCTTTGGCGAGGGTTCTCGCTTGCGGGCTGATTTCTTGTGCGGCAAACACGGCCCTGACGGGTCGCAGATGGGGGTCTCTTTGGAGGAGCTCTCGATACCTGGTCAGCTGCTCCACACCGTCAATGTCGCCACGCCGTTTGATTTCGATGGCGACCGTTCCGCCTTCGGGAGCTCGCGCGAGCACATCGACGGGTCCGATGGCGGTGGGGAATTCTCGCCGTACCAGTTCCAGCCCTTCGCCGATCACCTCAAGTTGATCGGCGACGAGGCGTTGCAGGTCGGCTTCGACACCCTGTTTGACCAGACCCGGATCATCACCCAAATCGTGTTCCACTTCGGTGTGGATGGAGTGAATGCTGAGAATCAGCATGTCCGCGGTTTTTTGGTGAGTGACCCGCCACACTTCGCTCACCCCGTCAGCAACCTGATCAGCATCAGGTGTGATCACGCTGACATCACACGGTGGAGCCATCCAATTCAACGGCTT encodes:
- a CDS encoding HAD hydrolase-like protein is translated as MSDYKTILLDLDGTLVDSAPGITQSIAHTLRTMGLPVPPMSELLHWVGPPLPQSFARLAGLDPQGVDEAISIYREQYLNVGAYDSKLFDGTGALLRDLKERGHHLALATSKPWTPAVLMLEHFTLVRFFDVIATAADDESRGAKHEVIEDALAGLREKGLPTESMLMVGDRIHDVEGARTHGLDTAIVQWGYGTPEEWEKAHHKIATPRQLRQLLGLPAQFEHTVR
- the nucS gene encoding endonuclease NucS produces the protein MRVLVATCSVNYAGRLNAHLPLATRLIIAKKDGSVLIHSDGGSYKPLNWMAPPCDVSVITPDADQVADGVSEVWRVTHQKTADMLILSIHSIHTEVEHDLGDDPGLVKQGVEADLQRLVADQLEVIGEGLELVRREFPTAIGPVDVLARAPEGGTVAIEIKRRGDIDGVEQLTRYRELLQRDPHLRPVRAVFAAQEISPQARTLAKDRNIDCVVLDYQALQHSDIPENRLF